A DNA window from Balneolaceae bacterium contains the following coding sequences:
- the pyk gene encoding pyruvate kinase — MLANRRTKIVCTLGPSSQSEELIRGLVDAGMNVARINFSHGTHQQHSDTIKAVRTVASDMNVGIPILADLQGPKVRVGTMMDGGQTIKTGDYLEITTEDITGTSKRIPIDYPGLVDDASEGNRILIDDGLLELKVIKKNANKLTALVLEGGRLKSRKGVNLPEVNLAMSSLTSKDVEDLAFAIQADVEYVALSFVRSPNDLMELISRLRSAGSHAGVIAKIEKPEALTHLDEIIEEATALMVARGDLGIEIASERVPLIQKRIIERSRMAGKPVITATQMLDSMITHSRPTRAESSDVANAVFDGSDAVMLSGETAVGDYPLETVRTMDRICRSIEDHSSRIYGGLDFRKPEWKDKQIVESIAHSVVMLADNVDARAIGTITHSGNTAKRIAKFRPRVPIIAFTESEIVYRQLSLVWGTIPVMLESIFGIDKSVRYMEDYLKSSGLVNSGDRVVLATGMPVTKKKHTNMVKVSTIS; from the coding sequence ATGCTAGCAAATCGAAGGACCAAAATCGTATGTACCCTGGGTCCCAGCAGCCAGTCCGAAGAGCTCATTCGCGGGTTGGTTGATGCCGGCATGAACGTGGCCCGTATCAATTTTTCGCACGGTACGCACCAGCAGCACAGCGATACTATCAAAGCCGTGCGTACGGTGGCTTCGGATATGAACGTCGGCATTCCCATTCTGGCCGACCTGCAGGGACCGAAGGTGCGGGTGGGGACCATGATGGACGGCGGACAAACGATAAAAACCGGTGACTATCTGGAAATTACGACAGAGGATATTACCGGTACGAGCAAACGCATTCCCATTGATTACCCCGGCCTGGTCGATGATGCCTCCGAAGGCAACAGGATCCTTATCGATGACGGGCTGCTGGAACTGAAGGTCATTAAGAAAAATGCCAATAAGCTGACCGCCCTTGTACTGGAAGGGGGTCGCCTGAAGTCACGAAAGGGGGTAAACCTGCCGGAAGTCAACCTTGCCATGTCTTCGCTGACTTCCAAGGATGTGGAGGATCTCGCATTCGCCATCCAAGCGGACGTTGAATACGTGGCACTCTCCTTTGTCCGTAGTCCCAACGATTTGATGGAGCTTATCTCAAGGCTGCGATCGGCGGGCAGCCACGCGGGCGTAATTGCTAAAATTGAGAAACCGGAAGCCCTGACACACCTCGACGAAATCATCGAGGAGGCTACCGCCCTGATGGTGGCACGGGGGGATCTGGGTATAGAAATCGCAAGCGAACGCGTGCCGCTTATTCAGAAGCGCATCATCGAACGCAGTCGTATGGCAGGGAAGCCGGTCATCACCGCTACCCAGATGCTGGACTCTATGATAACCCATTCACGTCCCACCCGGGCCGAAAGCTCCGATGTAGCCAATGCCGTTTTTGACGGATCTGATGCGGTCATGTTGTCCGGGGAGACTGCGGTAGGCGATTATCCGTTGGAGACGGTACGTACCATGGATCGAATCTGTCGATCCATTGAAGATCATTCCTCCCGCATCTACGGGGGACTTGATTTTCGTAAGCCGGAATGGAAGGATAAACAGATTGTTGAATCCATCGCTCATTCCGTGGTCATGCTTGCTGACAACGTTGATGCACGCGCCATCGGTACCATCACCCATTCGGGGAACACCGCAAAACGCATCGCCAAATTCCGGCCCCGCGTACCCATCATCGCCTTCACCGAAAGCGAAATCGTCTATCGCCAGCTGTCCCTGGTTTGGGGGACTATCCCCGTAATGCTGGAATCGATCTTTGGCATCGACAAAAGCGTACGGTATATGGAAGACTACCTAAAATCGAGCGGTTTGGTTAACTCGGGGGATCGTGTAGTTCTTGCAACAGGCATGCCCGTTACCAAAAAGAAACATACGAATATGGTGAAAGTGAGTACCATTTCGTAG